The Manihot esculenta cultivar AM560-2 chromosome 8, M.esculenta_v8, whole genome shotgun sequence genomic interval GAAAGTAATCTAACAAATTCTAAgttattaataaatgaaaattaatttccTGAAATTTAGTAAAACTATGTATGAATAAATGAGTATTTATTTTCCCTACTCTTTCACCCATGCATCCGATTGTCACCTGCACTgatgttttcttttttccttttccttttttttttttttttaatgaaagaaTCCCTTCCTCTTTAACCTTATCTCTCCCGTATGGAGGAGCCGACACCGGTGAAGATGAAAAAATCTAGAAGGGCTGAATGAGTagagaagaataagaaaaaagggAGGAGGGCGAGAGGAGGATTTAGATCCAGGTTAGATATGATCAATTGAAGAAGATTGAggacaaaagaagaagaagacggtCTGTGGATGAAGATTAAGggaaaaaaagatgaaaaggacCGAAAGGTGAGAGAGATGGTAATATTGGGTGGTGATAAGAGAGGTTTTTTGAGATTATCTTGctgattttgatttaatttgatcggtttgatttaatttgattttaaatttaaacggTATGCAGATGAAGATTAAGGggaaaaaaagatgaaaaggacCCAAGGGTGAGAGAGATGGTAAAGTTGGGCGGTGATTAGAGATGGTTTCTCAAGATTATTGTGCTAAGCATTAAAATTAACAGAATCTATTAACAATTGTTACTAgaaggattaaattattataatttaaaataaggaaagacattttaattgatcctaagaattataataatttattttattttattatttttcaaacagCTCGGTGGTTGCTCAACAAACTTCCTCTTCCAGTATACCCTTTAGAAACATTTTACTAGACATCCATTCAATAACTTTGAGCAACAAATGAAAAATCATAGACACTATATCCAATCTTGCAATAGAAGTATTAAAACATTAGTTTTCTCCTTTAGACTTGTCTACTTGACTTCAATTGActtgttttcttttattaaatttgttaaTTCTTCATTCATTTCCTTAATCAATTAGCTACTTTCTTGAACTGATTATAATTTGCAAAAAAAAGCAAAACTCGCAATATTTTCCTTGTTATAATTATTGAGTATTTTAGAATCTTCTAAATAACACGACATCTAAATACCAGAGGAGATGGCTCTTTAGAAATTATAGAACAAATTGGCTCACCACTATGATTAATTATTTCTACTTCATTGTTTATAAACACAAATACTAATagcaatattttttttcttttaactaattttatattctaatttcgttaaaattaatatttcgaATGAGAATCGTGTTTTTAATTTTTGGGTTGTATGATTTCTTAACCTTTGtttataaatcaaaataaactTTTTCAACCTCATTATCAAGCTTCTTTCTTTCTCAATTAATCAACTACATGTGGAATGGCAATGCAATAGAACACACTTAGACGACCAAGATTAGGCTTTCATCCACTTAATGCTTCTTCTTGTTCgcgttaattttaataaaatactctatttatcttataatttttatttattttattttatttatatatgataaCCGTGGACTTTTTAGGTTCGAGAGCAAAGCAAGACTCCAATGAGAAAGGCAGGCTCAAAGCACACCAAACCCTTCTTGAAGTGAAATAACCTAGATTGCGTGTTCCAGCCCTATCCAGGAATCAGTTCGGACAGACCTCACACGCGGACTATTTCAAAGGAAGCCCAAACTGGTGATGTGACCAGAGAAAGAAGAGCAGACCCAGTCACTTTGCAGCCCTGCCCGCATGTGCActgggagaattaaatggccgcctggcgtGAAGAGGTACTCGAACGCATCCGTATGTACGGGTCTGAGTGACAGAGACCGGTGTCACTATTGTAGCAGAGAGACAGTTAGAcatcactagcggacaaaagaaaAGGGACAAAAAGGATGACGTCTTCCTCTCCGTCTAAATTTACACAACCATTATAAACTCTTTTTACTTGATCTCAGAACATAATAtgtattaagaaatataattttttttattaattttctaattatattcATTAAATACTTAGACATATTCTGACATGCTTtttataaataagataaaattaaataggattataatagttaatttatatattgttatagtgtaaaaaagaaaagtgatcaataatttagaaaaaaaatagatacaaattataaaatgaaaagtgTAAAGAATATAAATAGAACAAGGCATATTCTCTGCTCCAAATTTTTTAACCAAATATACAGttgcttaaaattttaaatttttaaaagtttaaataccTTATAAGCGTGTAGGGTTTATAAACTAATTTTCCTAAATTAAGGCAAACACTCTTCGTATATACTCAAAAAAGgagaaatcaaattatttaaagaGTTTCTACCAAAACATATAGAGATTATACATAGGCTGCAATCTCATTACCCAAATGGGCAGCATTTGGACATGTACTCAGATGAACATACACTCAGCCAAAGCCAAACAAGAGGATAAAATTGTGTTAAATTGGAGGCTGTTTACAATAATATGTGCAAAAACACAAGGCATTTCTGCAATCTCCAACACCCAGTGTCTCTTTGGCACACTCTTTATTGCATTTCTGAAAGTCACAAGTCTTTATATCTATCTTTTTATGGCATGTGTGCTCTGGTATTCTCACTGCATGAGCCCTCTGAACTGCTACAGATTGTGTGAACTCAGCTGTTtccaaaaaaaaatcttttgtcAGTATGAACTTTGATCTTACCCAAAAGCCAAATTTAAAGAAACAAATGCTCTGATCTTCATATACATTTTGTTTGATATGCggaaaagaattcaaatgaatgTTTGTTAAATTatgcaaaattttaattttttttaatgagaaattattaaattgaaaatcttttttaagatatattttgaaaaattattctgCAATATGAAATCTTTTTTTcacattatttttcaaaatgagttataaaaaaaaataatttttaagataTATTTTGCTTCAGAAATGTGTGTGCacttggagagagagagagagagagagagagagaaggagaagacAAACATATGCAACTGATATATAGAACTGCACATAAGAATCCAAGAGAAGAACCTGAAATGAGTAAAAGCAGAAGAGAGAGGAGAACATAGAAGAAGAGCTTCATATCTTCAACCTCTGGGTTGGAGGAGAGAGTCCTCCAAAGATAAGTCTATTCTCTTGCTTATAAAACACAACTTAGCTTTCTTTTGATAAATAAAGAGGGTTCACAGAGTCACAAGTGAATATTTTCAACAAGAGAATAAATTGTATCTTAGATCCCCAAGTCACTTCTGTAGTACTTGTCATAATTAATCTCCTTTTCTTGAGCTGTTGAGCATATATTCTTTTCtttgtactttttttttttttttttttacatgcaGAAGGAGTTGCAACTTCTTTGAGATAACAACAAAATAACTGAGGAAAATGTGCCACTGATGCAGGGATGTGTCCATCAGCTATCTTAATTTTCTTGGGTCATCAAAACTGACCACCTAATAATAGAAAATTTCTTTGGCATATGCATACCCACATTTACAAATATTGATCAAGCAAGCCTAGCTGCATATCCTTCTTTATGTGCTCTGTCCTAGTAACTGTTAGCATTAGGTGGTAATATTTCATGGTGATACCCTCAATCTCTTATGTTTTGTTTGGATGGGGAGAAttggaaggaaaagaaaaggaaagaaacctaatttcattaaattctattatttgGACAACTAaaggagagaaaagaagaaaaaaagagaaattccATTTCTCAATCCCTTTAACATACATGAACCTAAAACATTTCTTTTAAATTGGTAGGAAATGGagagaaattaataatattaatgtgAAAATTCTTTAATGCCTTTAAACTAAAGgctttctttttcaaaattgTAAGGTCACAATAGTCGcttgtcattttttttttaaagagaaattatatttcttttccCTTCTAAAAACCTATCCATATAATGAGAAGGAAatcaaatttctatttttttctttccttttctcttcatttctcTTCATTTCCCCTTTGCAATTAAGGATCCGTTTGGTTAGCGTCAGAGTTAAAAAAGACTACATTATCTTCAGAGCGTTATCCGAATAGGCCCACAAGGGAAATCTGTATACTATCAGACGACGACATTATGAAACTGTGGGCCAGTGCTTCAGGCGAGACAGGCATTCTTGGGAACTTGGATACTTGTATTAAACGACATTTTGGCTCCCTATTCAACATTAGACATTTCCGCAATCAATTGCAGCAACCCTTTTAAGCTGTTTAACGGGAGAAATTAGGCTTGTAGGCCAATTTACAGCAACAGTACCACGTCGCCGGTTGGCCAAAAGACTCATCCTCATTGCGAAATCAAAAGGGACAAGGAGAAAATAGATGAGAACAATAATATTGCAAGATTATTTCTTTCGTTTTCAAAATAGCCATTTTGCTAGGAGATTTCAGACTTTTTTACTGCTGCCTCTTGGAATGAAGACAGATACAACGATGTTTAAAATTCACAAGGAAATTATATTGAAAGGTTTGATTCACAATTGATGTCACAAACTCATTAATGGTTCTTCGTTGCACAGAGATACATACGACACTTTCAGAGACCAATAAAAGCAAAATGTCACTAATTCTAACACTTCATTCAAATGCAATCCTCTACCCATTTTATAATAGAATGAGCGAGCATGATCAAGAATGACTTATCAAGGAATGACATTTAACTGATGATGAATATGAACCATTAGAACTCATTTAAaggaaatatataaaattgaatagAAAATCTCCCATTATATCTAAAGAGGAAATGAAATAAACCATGCATCTTGCAGATGCAGCAATCTCAAAATACCTCTTCAAAACTGACAGTACTTGAAAGACTCATATGAATAAGCTAATCAGTCAACAAAAGTTTGCAACAAAAAACAAACAGCACGAACAAAACCTAGAAATTGTAGACCTAATAACCACCCTTGAGATCGTTAACAACATCATACGGGATGGGCGTAACAGTTTCCAGTTGTGTACCCTCAACCATGAAACCAGGTTTAGGGCCTTCTGGCTGTCTCTTTGTGCTAATAACCTCACCTCTTGCCTTTGCCGCTGTCTTGAGTTCatcattcttcttcttccttagaCGGAATTCCTCTGTGCACCTTGATTGCTGCAAATGCTCCACTCGAACATGGATCCTCTTTCTGATAATTCGGTTACCCACCTATAATATATAAACAATAACCATCATCACAATTCACAGATATCCATCATTGTTACTCAAGAGATGGCAACAAAAAGACATCGAACAACAGAGGAGAGGTTAAACAAGTACATAAGAGTAACAAAATAGGTTAAGTGAGGACTCAGTTATAACAACACAAACATTATAACCCATTCAACTCGATTGCTTTCAAGTCTAGAAGACTCCAGGATAACATTGCAAAGACGACTATCAGTTACATTGGCATTAGATATAATAGCAAGGAAAATGAAAGCAAGAGTATAGGACCAAACAAACCATAAAAATCTCAGTGGCATTAGTAGCAGAATAATTAGAACACccgtaataataataatctcagTGATAGAGTAGGGAATCAAGCCAAGGGTTCAACAGCCCTCTACTCCGCTTATAGTATTAGCTCAAGCTGTAATAAACAAATAGTTGCGCAATGCCAAACTAAGTGTAGGAAATCGAAGTGAACCCAATACAAGATCCAAAAAGCTAAAGCACATATACATTCAAGCAGATCTCATAATCAACGGTACTATCATCAgcaatatgataaatataattggATAATCACCACATCAATTATTATATTCACTCAAAAAAATGAGAAAGTAAAATATCTGAACCACTACATAATTAGAGGACCTAAGATGGATAATCTAGCAAACAAACACCGATAAAACGACACTTGAAACCCAGAATAAATCAGTTCACCAGCACCCAGCTGATAAGCACAATCTCGCATGTTAAGCAAATTCAAACAAGCTAGAAAACTACAGAATAACCCCATAATTAACTTCTGGAACCTAAAAACGCCAAATCGGAAAACTAAATATACCTGCTTGTTAACCTCAACGCCGACGGCGCGCTTAGTGACGTTCCAAACACGACCGGTGCGGCCATGGTAGAACTTGTGAGGCATACCCTTGTGAACGGCGCCGTTCACCTTGATATCGACATAATCGCCAATCTTGTAGGTCCTGAGATAGGTGGTCAAAGGAATGTAACCCTTCTTCCTGAAGGGCCTTGCGAACAAATCGCGAGTTCGAGAACGAAGACCATGACCAGCCGGCATTTTCACTCACCCTCTAGCGCTCTCTGTGACGGGTGGCTCCAAAGAATACAGGAGGAAACAAAACCCTAGAAGGGAAAGGAAATGGAACTCTAGAAGGAATTTATAGCTGATTAACTAGGGTTTGTGATTGTGGATTGGATTTTCTAAAATTGGGCTTTTCTGGTATCTTGGGCCTGTTAGGCCCAATAAGCAATTGCAGATGAACCAAATTTATGTAATAAGTAGCTCGTGTGTTTTACAATTATAGTTGAATTTAAAAAtcactaataattttattatttaattaatttgattaattagattatttcatatttgaattcaacttctattatattttttaatagtgaTATTATGAATTGTAAAAGCGGAATTTAAaactatattattgaaatataatttattttattgatacttaattaaatttatcttgATATATAAGTAAATTTTCAATGTTTATCTCTGTATATTTTTTATgcaatttatgaaaattatatattaaaataaaattaaaactttatattttaaataaaaaattatataaaaatattttttaaaaatcaaagaaaaatgtTAACAATGATAatgttgattattattttagtaCGTACATATAATTAGTACGTACTTTTTTCCTAAAGATATAAATATTCATTAAAAAAGGCTACAAAAAGACTTAAAATTATGTAAGAAGTCCAAAGCCTAAATAGGAAAAGCATTAACAGCAACAATTAATAGCAACAATACAAAGGTCTCTAaggctaaaaaaattaaaaaattcaagtaACCTCAAATCCTAATACGCAAACTTGAATTACTTAGTTCTCAATTTGAACAATGCAATTGAGTTCTCGATTTGAACAAAGCAATTTCAATTGCATTGCTCTTTTCCTCTAGATTGACCACCATGTTCAACGGAAACTAAATAGATATGATTACTTTTCCCAAATAAACTAAAAAGTCTACAAAAACAGATGAAGAATAAATAGTATATAACGATCAAGATTTAcaagaataatttaaaataaatcaaaatgatctacaaaatagatgaaaaataaataatatataacgaCCAAGActtacaaaaataaagaaaactcCATATAGAAAGAgaatataaattcaataatctaaactcatgcatgtcgTGCGGATTAGTTAAAGATGACGAACCGAACATCTAAGAATGAAAAGACTAATCTTCCACAATCAAGTCAGATtatcatctccataactaagaAAGAGCTATAAGATCATCACCACAAGCAAGCAATGAAAGGGAAGTACATCCGATATTCTATTTCACTCAATCACTGTTTTCTTCCACtcgattcaattttataaattatagatCTAAGTCTTCACccgcaaaacaaaaaaaaaccataaaaaaacaAGCAATACTAGTTAAGTCACAAAGAAAACCATAAAAAACAAGCAATACTAGATAAGTCACAAACCAAAACTTTCTCGTTGTAAGTATTGCTCGCTAATAAAATACAAAACCAAGAAACTAGTACACCATCACCCAAATAAGGAGAGCCACAATGCACCTCCAAATGAGGGGGAGAAGCCACCCACTTGGAAAGGACAGAGACTGTCGCGAAAATCGATATAAAGTAGGCCTCTtacttcaaaaagaaaaagcaatcataaagaaaaaaattcccTTAAAAAACGAGTTTTATCTAAAACGTACTTAGAAATAGTGGAAAAGCTCCCTCAGATCTGCACATATATAATTAGTACTTAATTAACATAGGGAGGAGAAAAGATAATTAGTACTTAATTAACATAGGAGAAGAAAAGAGAATAGATGGTCCACGATGAAAAGAGATTAAGAGTGATTAATTGAGGAATggagtttaaaaaaaaagaaggtaaGTGTGTGGAAAGAGAAGGAAAAATAGAGAGGATTTTTCTCTCTCACTTGCTCACTTGCCTTTCTCATTCTGCCTCTCATCCCTTCACATATCATCATCCCTTCTCTCTTATCCTTCCTCCATCCACCATCACAATAAAATTatggttattattattattattattattatttttatatggctttttaatttaaaaaattaaaattttatatactttCACGAATAATGAtcataaatgaatttaaaagaatatatatgCGGAGAAAGATAAAATTTTGATTGCTATCATACTAAGTAAAATAAATAGCAAATTTttaagcataaaacataaatatttattttacctAATTTAAGTTAAAAGCAGTTAGTTGGATGTAATtgaaataaacttttaaattttagttataattaataaaaataaaagagtttttaatatttttattatgataatatgtgtcatattaataataataaataaaataatattattaataatatatcagATGATATGTCAATTTTGATcatgaattataattaatataaaattttaaaatttaatttaataaaataaataaataaattactatttaatttttatgatataaataaattactagttgattttttaattttaaaaaatatattaaaatatttttaatattttaaaaaaatttattaataagctatttaattaattttaattgttaaatattataaaatattttaaaatatttttaatacgaataaataattagtaaatttatttaaaaatatgaaaaattaattaataaaatttttaaatataaaaaagaattaaaaattaaattaattaataaattttttaaaatattaaaaatatttaatatattttttaaaattaaaacactaattaataaactttgttAGTAATTCAATATCTAAACAATCGGAATTTGGAGAGAGAGTTGCTAATTGAAAGGAGAAAGTTATTATAAGCAtgattattcttttcttttaagaCTACGTAGCTGGTCCCTACTATGCATCATGAACTGCTGCTCCTCTTCCTTGGGATGCCAacgcattaaaaataaaaatcaaatttaaataatttttattttattcaattggTCAGCAAAAAAGCATTTGATATGATTGTCTacaaaaaaagtaaattttctatatttaatAGATGGCAAAATGaatttgataattattaaatatttatatacttttattttttttagaaattattttgggtaaaattttatatattttaatataaatattaaattaattattatattaaaatcattttcatactAGTAATATTTTTTGTTTCAATAATTTGCCTTCTCAGACTCTTAACAGATAAATGGGCAGAGAGTGGTCAGTGGTCACAGGCTCACAGATAATCTTTCTTTCTATTGCTATGGCTTCAAAAacccttttttattttctcttcttctccatttttctGCTCTTTTCATCTCTTTCTACGGCAAAATCTTACTgtttttcaagaattttatCGCCGGCAACACTAGGTCTCAAGAAAGAGAAACTAAGCCACCTTCATTTCTACTTCCACGACATAGTTAGCGGGCGAAACGCCACCGCCGTTCCAGTAGCGGAAGCAGCCTCGACCAAAACCTCCTTATCTGCATTTGGACTAGTGATAATGATGGACGATCCGTTGACCGTCGAGCCTCACCGCAGCTCCAAACTTATCGGAAAAGCACAAGGGATTTACGCATCAGCATCACAAACTGAAATCAGTTTTTTAATGGTCCTGAACTTCGCTTTCACAGAAGGAAAATACAATGGTAGCAACCTTAGTGTTTTGGGACGGAACAGTATATTTTCCGGCATTAGAGAGATGCCGATCGTGGGCGGAAGCGGGCTTTTCCGGTTTGCTCGTGGCTATGCTCAGGCAAAGACTCATGAAATTAACCTGAAAACTGGGGATGCAGTGGTGGAGTATAATGTGTATGTCTtccattattgattttttttttgtgtgttctTTTTCAAAGGCTAGTATTTATTTGTTTCAAATTAAGAGTAATATGAGTGAaactaatcaaaataaaagttggtactaataaaagaaattgatttaatatatttattgagtttttaattttattatttgagttcgttataaattttgtaaatatatattacttttctcacaaaattaATTCCAAATCagataatttaatcaatttaatttcattattaaaacaactaaattaaaactttaaaaacataataGCACTGAatggaattaaataaaaattaattaaaacattttaattcaattttttggtAATACTCAAACTTTACTCGCTTCGCTTGGAATAATTTGTGAATTAATCAgtgatgaaaaattaaaaaaaaaaaaaatttaggtcATGATGAGCAGAGATGTGGTAGGTCTAAAGGGGGAAGACGTGATAGAGATGGCTATCGTTGATTAGGGTTTAGCTTTTGGCCCCCACATAGGCATTACTGCCTTTCATTACATTTTATATTgatcaattttattaatattttttgtgagataaatgaatttaaaattattattattattatttatccaTAATTTTTAATTCCTTGACTTGAATCCACGAAAATAAATGAGATTAAGTAGCCTATGAAACTGGCGAGTGAAAAATAGAatcatgtattttttaaaatatataaaaaaattttcaaattattaattttaacataattaaagtATTAACTCAACTGATAATCTATCCTAAAAAACTGGCAGGCATATTTTAACGCTTTAGCAATGAAAATGACGGCCAGATCCCAAAAGCTCAGGACCGTTTGAAAGATTCCATTGCCAAAAAGTGCTACTCCGCTTATGGAATTTGCTGAAAGTGGGCCCTTTTTTTAAAACCGTATTGCAACAAAACGTTAAGCCAAATGTCCAAACTATTTTATAGAGAGGTAGGTGAGAGAAGGAGCTTCGACTTTGGCAGAGGAGTCGGCTTCACCTCCGCAATGCTTCTATTCGTGGTtttttgttttaaggttttgttTGTTGATATTGGTTGGTCTTTGAGAGGTATGATTCGAAGATCTTGTTTGTCTTATTTATTGGGTGTATACTATCTTCCTCTTTCATTGACCAGTGATTTCTTTGATGGTTTATTAAcgttttattattgatttattattattttattgaatcgTTAGGATTGAAGAGTTTAATTTCGATAAAAGTTCAATGTAATACATCAATAAAAGGTTAGCATGCGTATGATGGAGGTAGCAGCTTTAAGAATAATTTCATTGAATTGTCGACGATTATCTCTTTCAGACTTTTTATTAAAGTGCTTATTAAATTAGACTTATTACCCTATTTGATACCTTTTTCAAATTTGGAATTACTTGCCCTCGATTGTGGTACCCTGTTGTTGGTAGCTTGCTTGTTGTTTGCGGCGTTGGTGGTTTGATGGTGCCTCACCATGTTTTGGATGTGCGTCGTTTCGATTGTTTGTGTGGCTGTCGGTGTTTCCAGGCTTGCACCATCAATTGGTTTGGTCTGTGCtgaatttatattttcatgGGCTTTAGGGTTGTACACTTATGGGCTTTATTCTTTAGACTTTTATCTTTGTTTATTTGTCCAATTTAGGTCATGTAatgcatttaaaaaaattactgatAAAAAAATATCCAAACtatattgagaaaaaaaaaaaacccaaactACATCAGATGCATATCGAATAACTCTGATCCACCATCACCATATATCCAATTTGCTCGGAGGTGGAGAGGAATCCACTCTCCAGAGGGATGGAAAGGCATGTTGAAATCTTATCTTAGAGAAGGTTGAGTTGAGTTGAGTTGTGAAGGAAACTCGTTTTTAGGGTTGGAAAATCTCTTGAAATTAAATACTAAGCTTACATGTCATAGATGGTGACACTCAAGGCTAGTTCTGCCAAAGAATTTTGCTTATCACCTCTTCCTAGCTAGTTCTGATTCTCGTGGTTCTTCTTTTGCAGCTTTTTGACGTCGGAATTTGCTTCTAGCCTTCATGTTGTTTTTCTTTCAAGTGTTAATATCCAAATGCTTGATATCCTGAGATGGGTTTTCTTTGAAGCCTTCAAATGGTTTGTTTGTATGTAGAAAAAGAGGACATGGTGAAGCATCTGGTTAAGGTTTTAAAGTGGTCCATCTCGATCAAGGAATGTTTATGAGTTCGTTGAGTTTCTTTTGTGGTTTATGCTCTATTTTGTTCTTTGTTTATGTGTTGGTTTTTAGAGAAGCTTGGTTTGCTCTTCCTAGTGAGGATAGCGGTGGTGGAGCAAGCTGAGCAGTggcttttgtttctttttccttATCTGTTAACTCTAGTCTTGCTGCCACCTTGGAGCAACTATGCTCCTGTCTCCTAATTGTTCCCTGTTAGGCAAACTGAAGAAGATTGACCAAGGATCATCCATAAGCTTCAGAACAAAGGAAAAGCTTACAATCGCCCAAACCATATCAGGATTTGGCTAAAtaaattgttcaaaaacattttaattaataaaagtttaaatattattaaaacattaaatttgaaaatattaattactaGGTATTCCACTAGTTTAGCTTATaaaatttgctttaattcctcaaCAAAAATAATTTGAGAAATCTGTTCCATAtgagaatttttaataaatattttctagaaTGGTAGTTCTTACAAAATCGATTCTTATACTTTGGTTTGCTTTGGAggactttttttaaataaaatttaaatttcaacccattgaattaatgaatttaaaaaatttatatataaattttttaatatttttaaaatattttctatttgttccaaacaataaaaaatcaataagatttattgaaaatcatgaaaataaaactttccTCCCAAACAAACAGAGTTAAAAGCCGGCTGCACTTCTCTCGGGCTAGAACACAGGAGCACAGAAACTGAGAGCATATACGGAGATGGGAACTCGGGAAGTGTACGAGCAGAAATTAAGGAGTGGAAATCTCCATCACGATCCCACCATCAATCCTGGGCTCGGTTCCCCTCGCTGCCCTCGCTGTCTCTCTCTCTTAAACCCCACCGCTGTATGTATACACTTGCTTCCCCGACGCCATTGATTTAAAAGAAGGACTCATCTCTGAATTCTTTCCTCTTATTTTTTTTCCAGGAAAGGGGAGAATGGGCTATTACTTCCGTTTTGCATGATGCCACTGCTGTGGTCAGTGgattattattttgtattttttttttttttttaaaaagctcTGGTT includes:
- the LOC110621627 gene encoding 60S ribosomal protein L21-1, with the translated sequence MPAGHGLRSRTRDLFARPFRKKGYIPLTTYLRTYKIGDYVDIKVNGAVHKGMPHKFYHGRTGRVWNVTKRAVGVEVNKQVGNRIIRKRIHVRVEHLQQSRCTEEFRLRKKKNDELKTAAKARGEVISTKRQPEGPKPGFMVEGTQLETVTPIPYDVVNDLKGGY
- the LOC110620648 gene encoding dirigent protein 19 translates to MGREWSVVTGSQIIFLSIAMASKTLFYFLFFSIFLLFSSLSTAKSYCFSRILSPATLGLKKEKLSHLHFYFHDIVSGRNATAVPVAEAASTKTSLSAFGLVIMMDDPLTVEPHRSSKLIGKAQGIYASASQTEISFLMVLNFAFTEGKYNGSNLSVLGRNSIFSGIREMPIVGGSGLFRFARGYAQAKTHEINLKTGDAVVEYNVFLTSEFASSLHVVFLSSVNIQMLDILRWVFFEAFKWFVCM